AGGGGTTTTCTTCTTGTGTCATTAGAACTGGTATAGCAGGTGAGAGCCAGGTTGAGCAAATAGATGCTTGTAATGGTGAGAAACTTCCATGTCTAGAGATTCTAACAAACGGATTTGCAGCATTGGACCCTGTAAATCCTCAGGGAACGGAAGATCTAGACAGTATTGGTGACTCAAAGGGACTGAAAACTGTTAGTGCCCATAGTACTGAGCAAAATTTGAACTCAATGCCTAGCTCAGGTGAAGACTTTGCAGATTTTGCTACATTCTCAAACAAAAACCCAATCCATTTAGAGGGAACAGGACTTACAATATGCAGTGTTCTTAATGAAAGAGACTCTCTGAGCATTCAGGAGAACAACAGAATAAACAGAGTAACTTGTATTGAAGAAGaggtttgcatttcagaaattagTTGTGAACAGGGTCCCTCAGCACAGGAAGATAATGAATTTGCAATTTCTAGTACGTCTCAAACAACTGGAAGTTCAATATGCACTACTGAAAATGGAGAACAcagtgggaggagaagagaacaTGGCACAGAGAATAGCAAAGATTTTACTAGGCCTGATGACTCTTCAGGAACAGAGGACGTCAAGATTGATAAGATCCAAAGCCTAAGTAGTGATCTTGCAGGAGAAAAATTGGGTGATTCTGAAGATCTTAAGATTGGTGGAAGTAGTACTGAAGTTGTAGCTTGCAGTGACACACATGATGATGATTTTGGTGATTTTGGTTCAGTCAGCAGTGCATCTCCCACCTTTGTTAATGCTCAAGAATCGATAAATGCTCTAGACTTAAAAGGAGCTTCCAAACAGCCCACACATATTAGTGAACCTAATGATGACTTTGGTGAATTCAGGGACACAAGTACTGTTTCTCAGCAGCCAGCAAGGTTGGATCAAACTGAACTAAATCAGACTGCTGACAGTTTAGAATGCGATACTACCAGTAAAACTTCTGGCTTAGACTTCCAGCATACTACTGAGGTAGAAAATGGTGATGATGGTGAATTTGGAGACTTTGATTCAGTGCCAAAACCTCAAGATGAGAGTGTTGCTTTTCAGGACTCTGACGACTTTGCAGACTTCAGTTCAGCAGCTTGTAACCAGGCTACAGACTGGAATGCTTTTGAAGATGAGCAAAAAGACAGCTGTTCTTGGGCTGCCTTTGGAGATGAGCAAGCTGGAGAATCTCATCACAGAAAAGAGACATGGCAGTCACATAGGACAGATGCATCTGCCAGGATTGATGATCCAGTATTACACAAGACTGACAGTTTTGCTTTAGCATCTTTCCAAGGAACTACCAGTAAGCAATCTCAAGAGCCAGCAGCTTCAGTTCAGGTAAGGGTGTTGTTGATTTTGTTCAGTCTTGTTCTCCTCTCATGCATACAGCTCTTCCTGGTTCCTGCTTCTGCATACAACAAACGTTTGAATAGTCCTTGTTTGTCTTGTGGGAGAGATTTAATTTGGTGAGTGAGATGGGCTGATGTGAAATAGTATGCTGTGTTTGCATCTTGTATCTTTTGCACTGTTACTTCCTGCAGAAAAATGAGTGGGGTATACTGCTTTGACGATTATATGTGGCCCTTTACATAAACTGATCAAAGGAATAAGCCATCATAAACATTTCAGAGCCTGTATTAGTTCTTCCTTTGCTTCATAGTTTACTGTCTTTTGGGGGGTCACTCTGATGTTGCGTTTTCTTAAAATAGTCATGTGACTGGAAGCTGAGATTACTGGTTCCCAAAATTTTTCATCACCATTCTCCTatcatgttttcaaaatatgattaaaaGTGCTGACTTAATTTGTAAATAGCTGCACTCATTTGCTTAGAGCAGAGAGCACAATAAAATATGACCTATGGAGGTCTGTCCCTGGTATTCCAACTCCTGGGAAGTTAACCATTTAAAAGTTACTTAAAAATAGGTCTCTGTTACACATTAATTGTGGGAAGTGCCATGTTATAGCAACATCACAGATAAAGGATTGATGATTTCTTAAAGCTGCTGCTATTTCTAGTTGGGCGTTTTGGGGAGGATGGAGTAGATAGGGGGTGGGAGTAAGAAATAAGCCTAGGCTTTCTGCCTTAGTTGCTAAGTACGCATTCCTTCCCAAGTCTTTTCACCAGTCATCTTTGAGATCTGTGCCTGGTCACacatagataatttttttactaagtatttaatattacttttaaaaaattcagaactACAATTTGAGTTTAAAATTATCTTCAATGCTTCTTTTTAATCCTGTCATCCCATGTGAGTAGTTTAGAGTGTGCTCTGTCTTTTTGAAGTGTGCAGCAACACCAGCAATAATACGTGCTGGTGATAGTATGTGTCTAAAAGGTTTGGCTTTTCTCTGGCAAAGGAAATGAGGTAAGTCCTTTCTTCCAGGACCTTATGTGGGCTTGATGACAGCCCTGCCTCTTGCTGTTTCCTACCAGTGACAGGTGAAATGGCTTTTCAGAAGAAGGTTGTGCCAGCCAGAGCCTTGCAAGTATCGGCGAATGGAATGGAGCTTTTGGGGCTTAGCTCTGATTTCTTGTCATGTTAAAAGGTGTGAGCCTCAGCTTCTGAcactttctttttgctgttttgtgcAATGACTAAGACACCGAATTTCAAAGTGGCTttgcaagccaaaaaaaaaaaaaggcttgcaAGTGAACCTGCAGGTGGAATTTTGTGCCTATGCAAAACCTTGCTCATCATCACCTGAATGTGTGGGCCTATTTCGCAACCTGAAAGCACAAATCTATTGTTACGTCTTCTGTTGGTCATTCACCCATAAAATTGGAGAGTACTAAGGTCATTACTGCAATTAATCTAAATTATTCCTGTTGTCACTTGAAAGACTATCCAGAGTCTGATAAAGAAATGGGCTGGGGAGATGATTCCAATAAATTATCAATTTTTCTAGTTAATCATGCTATTAGGGGATAGTCTGAAGgcttcaaacatttatttttacttacaaTTTTCCATAATTGTATGATGGAGTTTCAATAGGAAACACTTCTGAATGTAGATGTTTGTAAAAGCAGAACCTTCAGAGgttctgtaatttattttttacccCTCCCCAAGTCTGCCCTAACAAAAGATAAAAGCTGAGTTGCAATGGAGATTCTTCGGTGATCTGTCATGAAGTCATACAGTAGTTTGGTTAGATTGTAAAGCAAGTttcaagatttaattttttttttccattctttataACCAAACAGCCACAATTGTCTGTAGTACAAAGTGATGTTCTGCCTCCCCTGCCAGAGAGGAAGTAGaacttggaaaatgttttgcacAAATAAGCTGTAGAGGAAGTTGAACTGGATATGTTTTCTCTGTTGTAATCATTTCCTTAGCCTTGCAATGACTGTTActtgctacattttttttttctgcgtTAACTCTTAAAACAATAGttacacattttcaaaacttaCTTTATATTCTGTAAGTGCTTTAAGTTTTGGAAGGGTCTATTGAAacctttttatatttaaaaaaaatgctttgttttaatcttAAGTagtaattatgtttttaatcCATTGAGCCACAGTTTAGTAAATTGCAGTTAGAAACATTGAGATTAGCTGAGTCAACATGAGCCAACAGACAGTCCCAGTACTTTGAGCACAGAATCTTAGTAAAATTAAACTCAGATTTTGATTGGCTTCCTTAATTTCGTTTAAGAGGATGTCACTGAGGCCAAACCACAAAATACAGCATTGTAGAGTATTTGCTTATCTTCTGTTTCCCATGTATTAAAGTTGAGTTCGGGAGCTGTTtgatgcaaaagcagaaacactgaCATGCAAAATAAAGCTAGGGAGAGGTAAGCGAACAAAGTTTTTTATTACCCTGCCCAAAGAAGGATAGGGAAGACTAAATCGCTTGCATCAATGTATTGCTGGCAGATATAAAAAGCACTTGCTGTAGCAACGTAAAGAGAGCAGGCTGTGCAGGAGAGAAATACTGCATGTGTTAGACACTTGAGATAGATGTGAAAATCAAGACCTCAGCTTAGGCTAAAGGTGAACTAGGATCATTTACAATATACTGTGTACACTTAATCTGTGATGTTGAGGCTAAGAGAATCACTGTAATGTGgtagtgaaataattttgaatggTCTATAACCAGAATGTAATCCtttacttttcagttttctgcttttgtataCTTAGCCAGCAGCATTACTGTTTAAATGTGGAAATGATGTATACAGCAATTTTCATCCATCCAGAATGCAACATGAAAGTTATTTACCAGTAGCTCGAGTTCCCTTGCCAATGATCTctgtgtattttcctttctgtttccttaATTTCTGTATTCTGGATGTGGAGGTGGCAGCAAAATTTTGTGCTTTCTGAATGTGGTCTGTATCGTAAGGCCAGGCAAACTGTTTTAAAGGTTGTGGATTTGGTATAAAGTTTAATTAGAAGTTCGGCTGTGCTTGAATTCAACTAATTAATCCAGgctttattataaaatatagaatataaaagaagaaagtaaaggGAAAAACGTCACAAAAATTACCTTATATAGTGACATGTAGTGGGAAAAATATCATTatgtcttttctcctttgcctttgGTCTTAGGCTCTCTGAATCCTGCATACAATCTGCAATGTAGCATTTATAACATGCTGACCTCTTCTATTCAGTAGTGCTGCgtggaggggagaagaaaaaggacgTGGTATATGGTATTCAGTTAAAACCACTGAAAGAATTTGTAACCCCTTCAAAAAGGTTCCAGTTTCAAAGGCTGATGGACACAGATACACAAACTATTATTTGAACCCAGAGTAATACTACCCTATACCTTAATCATTCAATGTCtgtcttcagctgaaaaatatgtaatagTTGGCTTCAGTATAGCTGCAGGTTTGCATTAGGTATAGATGTACCTCTGTGTTCATTAAAACTGAACTGGTGGGTGAATTGGTTGATCTAACAAGTTTTGAGTGAACCTGCACTGTACCATATGCATTAATCCCCTTTATGTGATCACATAGCATGCTACTAAGGGATGTTTATAAGGAATATAAGGCTTGTAGCACAGCTTTTTCTGTGAGATAGTGTTGAACATTAGTCAGCTGAGGGGGTTACTCTGCTGTATTGTGCATTAAGAATATAGACAGGGTTTAGGCAGCAAAGCGCAAGAGCAGTTATTGCCTATAGTAATCGTGTGGGTGGGTAATATGGCTGTGCCTAGCTGTGTTCAAGGAGTATAGGCATctctggaagaggaggagatgaatAGAGGCTCGATTGGAAGGCCAAAACTCTTACCTGATTTAGCTGAAAGCTAACAAATCctggaaagggaggaaggagaaacctGAACAGTCCTCCAAGTGGGTTTTAAGATCCTCCGCTTATTAGAGATCCTGTGCTTACATGCTCTACCTCTTCAGATTAATCAGACAGCGTGGTGATGTACAGTTACTAAGCCACAAGTATGCATCAAGGCAAAGAAAATCGTGGATCACTGTCACTTAGAGAGTACTTCATCTTGGGCAATGAATGAAGTCATTCTcttggaaaaaagtaattatgaCTATAAAGACTTCAGCCTCCCAGTTCACCAAGATAAATTAAGATAGTGTTGGCTAAATTGAGTTCAGACAGTTGGGTAACAACTTGCAGTGTAAATATATCTGTCTGgacagggtttggtttttgctggttttgtgtttggtgttttttttttaagtcaatagCACAGTTTTTAAGTATGTGCACCTGAATAACAGTAGAAAACAGACCATTAAAAGTAGCCCATAATTGCTGTATTTCAGAACAGGCTGGCTAAGGGgatcttaaaaaagaaaatagtttgggaGGGGGTTTCGTTTTAACATTTGTGTTTacatatcacagaaaaaaattattttccattttgtacaCATAAGTTTTTGTCTACTATACTTCCTCTGAGACCCTGACTGAAAAGTTAGTACACCACCACTACGTAATAATAACATGACCAACTGAAATGGGAGGTAAGTTTTATATAGTCTAGATAAATAACTGTTAAACTTCACTTTGCCTGCATGGAAGATGCAAGATTTGATACATTATTCAACAAGGGAGAATAAATGTGCAAGTCTtccagcagagaggagggagggagcttCACATTTCTACGCTGAACTTCCCTGCAGTTTATAACTCTCTTATATCAAGAAGTAAAAAGAGCAGAGAGATCTTGTTCTTCCTTCTCAAACCACTAAATTTTCAGATTTGCTTTGCAGCCAAGCTCAACACCTTTATAGttactgtttaaaaatcttttttgatATATTTAGAACTATCGCTGCCTTCTTATAACTCTTTAaattattgtaaaaaaattttaCTCTTCATTTCCCATCTGTGAGGGTTTTTAGCTCTTGTGGCATCATACTTGTTTGTGTAACGAAATAACATCCTCTTGCTGGCTTGTAAATCTCAGTTTAGGACCAGTGTGtccattttaaattatctgcggtaataaaaattaaacaattcaCTTATCTACCCCTAACAAACTTAGGGCACCATCTTAGATTTAACTGCTTTTCAAGGCAGATGGGGTAAGTCATCACATTTGGATCATGAGAAGTTAAACTAGTGTTCTTTGTAggctttgcttctctttcttacCTTTTACAGAACCTTCCCGAAAGGCTCTGTTTGCTAAGCAGAGGCTGCaagtcagagaaagaaagaaattgttgcTATGTGGAAAGCAAACTGATTCTTCCTTTAAGCAGTGCATAAacctttccaaagaaaaaactGCCCGCATTTAACTAGCAACTTagtgatttgtttgtttgcttaagTGTGTTTAATTAACCATTCAGCTTTGTTTAATGCTTGAGCCCAAAAGATTTTGAGACCCACTGAAGTTGATTGGTGTGTTCCCCTGGTGAGTTGCATCCGTTGAAATCAGTTTCTCAGCTCCCCTGCGTTAACTGCATGGTCATGTAGTTTAGCtcttaaagacaaaaaagaagggggaaataaataaataataataaaaccccccaaaaaagtccCACACGTGGTGAAGGTACAGGAGTATGTGGTGTCTTAGCTCCACACAGGCAAAGGTGCTACTGGAAAATATGGTTTGGTTATTAGAAAACCCAGCAAAGGGAATTTCTCCTTTAAcctctgatttattttgtttaaatggtCGTAAATACCTGTGTTAGGCACTTTCCAGAGCAGTGGgttcataatttaaaataaataaaatctctcaGGTTAATCAGTTTCTCTTCTTGGCTTCTGGCCCCTGAGCTTTGTTCTGCTGGTTTTTGAGAGCCTTCACTTGACTTCTGAATTCTGAGTAGAAGCTGATCATGTCCATATGGACTTTATTCCTTTCCTAAATTACACATTTAGCATCTTGGATCCATCACATGCTcatttctgtctcctttcttATGTTTTTCTATCAGATAAGACTTGAATATCTAAATATTCTCAATAATTTAACTATTACACTGGGTTAGTTTATTCTTGGGTTGTCCAGTTTTGTGTTGGATAGATGCAAACACCCCAGAGCTTGAGTGTTGCTTCTTCCATAGCCTCTTTAacccagcagcaggaaaaggagggcTGAAGGCATGCTCTGCTTTCAACTCTTCCCCCTTCTTTAAAAACACCTCTGAAggctgccagagcagagatgctgtgggCTGTAAGTGAGAGTGGGGAAAATGGGGGATTGTGGTGAGAAATTGGGCTGTCCCCACTCATGGaaagtggggaggaaggagggacaaAGTGCCACTCTGCTCTTTAGCTTCCAGCATGAGAATTTCACTGGACAAGCTCTCGTGTCTTCTCTGCACCTCAAACGCGATTGGGACCATGGAGAGAAGCAAGACGactgttttgggggttttttccctctttgtacACAGACTTCCCTGAAACTTCACCCAGAGAAGCATCACAGCAGTCATACAGTGAAAACTGCAATTTGTATCAACTGTTTCTGTATCGTGGCCCATGTATATTGTATGGCAAGTTTCAGTGTCCCCTCATAGCTCTGAAGAAAGGCAGCGACCTGTCACTGTTGAGTTCACATGGATGTGGCTGGGGAGGATTTAGTGTGCTGCGTGGCCAGTGTAGATTTGCTGTGGTGAAGGAGTTCATTGATTCTATAGTGTTGTggtggagaagaagagaaaaacaaactctGTAAACCAAGTAGTTTGGCCTTTCAGCTCTGAGGGCTGGATCTTGCCCCCTATCTAGCTGCCAAGGAGATAAATTCTAATCCTGTGGTTATCATTCTCACTTGAAAGTCTGTTACATCTGTGATATTTTTGATTGTTTCAGGTGGTGGTTACCACATATCTTAAGTGTCTACCAAAAACTTCTATGCAGTCACAGAAACTATGGGGCTTTAAGTTTGTCACTGTTTGGAGAATCACAGTTAATTTTTAGAATGGCAGCTATAGGCTTCATTGACATCTTCAGTAAGTGCCTTTAGGAATTACTCTTCTCAAATGGCAGTGGAGAACACTTGGGTATCAAATGCTTTTAGTGACATGAAAAGTGGAGAaaagttcttgttttcttttctgccttttttcaggatttttcacCCTGAAAGATGTGACACTACTGTGTATGACAGAAGTAATATTTTCTTACAGCCCGTTTTATATAAACAATACATTGAGGTTTGTAGAAGATGGACATTTACACTAATTTCAAAATCTTGGTAATGCCTGGGAGCTGTCACCACAGGATTTCATTACCAATTAGAAGAACAAATTCAGCTGTTTCCATTGAGGACATTGCCATGGCCCGGGAGATGCGTGTTTGTATGCACATCCCTGTGGCCATTTGCACACATAGAATTAATTACTCTGGTTTGCTATGGAAACCGTTCTTCTCTATCATGTATAAATAAGGGCCAAGTATTTCTACAAAtatagaaaagaggaaaggaagtgTAAAGACCGCTATAATTAAACTGTTCCTGAATTTTTGGCACAATTCTTAAGCTCAAATTTGAAATTGGGTGCTGACCGAGATGCTGCTTGGTTCTTAGAGACTTTCTGTTAATTCTTTCATTACCTAAGCGAGCATATTCTTAGTTACTAGTATGTTCTCAAATGTTGATCCTTTTCAAGAAATGTGCTGCCTTGCTGTTTTTATGATACAGTGCCTTTCGTCTGCCTCTTCACTGGGAATATGTATTCCTGCTGTATTACAGGAATGAAGTAAGCATCACCTTTTCATGTAAGCTATGGGCAAGTGATATATTGCAGGCAAAGTTAAGTTTTAAAACTTAAGTAGAACATGCTTTTGTATGCTGAAACATTAGGCTACAATATGGAATACTGTTTAGTTTTACTtcctaaaaatgtaaattagtGTCAACAAACACGAAACAGCCTACAAGTAATGTAACGTGTATTGTACTGTACTGTATGGCCAAAATGATTGGGTATTAAGAGatgattaaaaggaaaattatatacTGTAGAATGTGACTCATTATGAGCAAAATATACCAGTAAGgtaatgaagaggaaaagaaaaaaaaaagtgtgagtcAGATATGCTATGTAAATCAGATGCTTTGATAGTATAATAATTATGGCATTTTGATGTTATGCTTTACAAATAACTGAACCTGGCGGCTGTGTCTGTCAGGCATTTCTGTAACAGGCAGCAAAACTGAAGAGCTGATGTTCTAAGCAAgttcattttcctgctttttgtgGCTAGCAGCTGTATAGGGAGAATAGACTGAACAGAGTTGGTTCCCAGTTCCCAACTTGTCATCCTGACTCCAATGCAGAATCAAGATACTCTGATATCATGCTGTTAGCCTGTGTGTTATGTTTCTATTGTAACACAAAACCTCTGAGGTTTGTTTGTAAATTCAGCATTGCTGCTGGATTATGCTGCATCTCCACAGGAGGGCTCTGCTGGGATAGCTATACTAGCACGCACTGTGGGATGCTCACGGGATTTTCGCCTactccatttcttttccatttccccagcagAAAAGCTGGATTGCTGCCCTGTGTGCAGTGCAGCAGAGCATCAGAAAGGTGGCTGTTGAGGAACTCCAAACTAGAAAGACAGAAGTGCTCCTTTTGTGCCAGACTTGCATCTCCTTTCCCTAGCAAGAAGAGATTCGAGTGCTGCTGTTAAAAACAAGTACATTGAAAAACAggctttaattttgtttttgagCTTACCTTGCAATTAGTACTTTTCAATAAACATTAAGAGATAGCCAGTTACCTGTTTTTAATGGGTTGAACTGGGGGCAAAAATATGTTCCATGTCAGTGGTACATCTAATGTCTGAGACAGTTCATAGAGCTATAATACAGTTGAAATTCTGTGTCTATGTGGAAATACTACAgtgagaagagacagaaaaaagaagaaagcatacTGTgcttgtcagaaaaaaaaaaaagggggggggttgtttgttttctgagggCAGGAGgttgtttgagggttttttgtttttaatattaaatccATCTGCCAAGGCTCAAGTGGCAAGAATTGAAGCATTCTCCAGTGCATGCTGTGGAATGAAAATGCCTGGAAACCATTAGTACCAATATGTGCTATTTATATTGCCGAGACCTTATCCTACCCAACAGCAGTGATCATGGCACTTgtggagagaaaagcaggagacaTTTGCTGCGTTATGAAACTTAAGAACCTTGTCTGCCTTCCTCAGATGCTGAAGTTTCCTTTCTCCCAAGGGACACTGAAGTGATGGTGACATCAAGACACTGTTGCAACTACTGTGACAAGCTGGAAGTCCTGCCTAGTCTCTCAAAACCAGGGAATATAGATTCATAGCCGTGCCGCAAAACTTGTATTTGCATACTGTTGGTGTGAGTTCATAATGTAAGGTAGCAGAAGGAAGGTCAGACGAGAGCAAAGTACATAAAGTTGTGGTTATACAAATTATGCTGCTATCTAGTTGGCTTCTTATGCAGTTAAAGTAAAACTTAGTGGGGATTTTTTGTTAAGTTATTTGGCTAGGATAGAAACATTCCCAAGGTTGGCTTTTAGTCCCTGCAGGATCACAGCATTCAGCATCAACTGTCTGAATCATGaatgggaggaaagggaaattgcttggagaaaaataacttttatttaaattaaacagaCTCTAGCATGTAAAAACACACAAATAGTTTTTAGGGCAAGAAATTAAGCCAttaagtaattttctttagTTTCTTGGTCTGGAGAAGTACAAAACAAATGTTACAAATACTTTTtgacaaaaatatgtttaaatgcCTTACTCTTTTGGCTCTTCTGCATTATACCTGACTATCACGTGAACTGTAGCAAATGTAGCAGGGGATTATAGTTTTCCTACATCTGAGTATTTGATACTAATATCTTTGTAGGAAGTGTGCAGTCTTTGGACTATAAATAGCTTTTCCTTACCATTTTCAAAGTTATGATCATACCATGAGCATGTTGCACTTCAGGATAAGTTTTGTGAGACCTCTAACTGCCTACATCTTGTAAGAAGTGAAGCTGCCTCCTGAATCAATGTTACGTCTCAAGTTTAGATTGAGGTGCATCATCATTAATGATACTGGTCTCGGTTCATATTTCAGATAACATTGAATACCAAGCTTGCTGAAAAAATGTGTTCAGTGAAACCCTTAGGATGTGTAGAATTGGAGCATCTAACACATTTTAAGTCAATGTAGCTTTATACTCATTGCACATCTTTTCTGCTAATTTATAATATAAGAGTGACTCTGGTAAGAACTATTCTGAACTTTTCTGTAAGAACTCATTTTGCAGAGGGCAAGATCCTTTCTCAGTAGCTAGCAGCCTGTGTTTGGTGCTTATAAAAAATCTTGTGATACGCTGACAGTTATAGATTTTGTGGTAAGTGAAACTTTGTATCAACTACATATTGTTTTCCATCTtaacttatttttataattttaaagcagttaacagaacttgaaataaatatttttttctttggtataGACAACATTGCTAAGTCGCCTGGAACGAATATTTGaagtctgttttccttctgtaccTGTTCTTGAAAttgaagaagaaataagttCCTTGAATCATTTGTTGGAAGCAGGTGAAAAGCAGACGACAGCTGAGAAAACCTTAGCAAATAGTGGGTAAGAAGCCACAATGCCTCAAACTTAAGTAGAAGCATGTCTTCTTTGGGAACATAAAACATATAGCAGTCATTCAAAATGAGTTGTTCGCTTCAAGAATTTTGAGAAGCTATTGAGTAAAACTTAGCTGTCTGTCAGGTTGCTTGTTTTCAATGACTACATGTACCAGGAGTATTTTACTTACATAACAATGTAGTCAGCAGCATATTATCTTCTAAGTGATGTCTCCAGGTTAATCAGAATATGTTTTATTAGTTACACTTGATATAAATTGCAATATTTATTCATGTGATGATGAAGCCTAAATAGGCCTTGTCCTGCCTGCTCTGGACATTGTTTTCTGGTAATAAGTCTGAACTATAATTGTTCTGAGAACACTGTGCAGTTTTAGTTCCCCTGGGTGTTATGCTTGGGCATAAGTTTAATTGGAACGTATAATAAGTCACTTGCATTAAAAACTAGAATAAATATTCAAGGCTACTAAGCTGTTATGCCTGTTGATAACTTGATTTATGATGGGTTGTATAGGGAACTGATGGATGTGTGGACAGAGCTGCAGGATATCCATGATGCATATGGACTGAGATACCAGTGGGGTGGCTCccacagcaacaaaaagcttTTGCGCTCCTTGGGAATCGACACAAGAAATATTGTGAGTCTGTCAATAAAACTTGCTTTCTAAATAATGAAGCTGCTCTAAATGCAGAATCAGGTGGAAGTCCTTTTGTATGAATGCTTGTCTCT
The DNA window shown above is from Grus americana isolate bGruAme1 chromosome 3, bGruAme1.mat, whole genome shotgun sequence and carries:
- the AFTPH gene encoding aftiphilin isoform X2, producing the protein MEPDIIRMYSSSPPPLDNGAADDDEDEFGEFGGFSGVSTADVAFAEFDTPDYSHPKEEFIPTNHFIPLHDYSDNVASIATFTSVENGKDCIAELPTLTKELSDTSATSTSKEKFKFRPSGTALEDVNKSGEQRDNTGKLEGFSSCVIRTGIAGESQVEQIDACNGEKLPCLEILTNGFAALDPVNPQGTEDLDSIGDSKGLKTVSAHSTEQNLNSMPSSGEDFADFATFSNKNPIHLEGTGLTICSVLNERDSLSIQENNRINRVTCIEEEVCISEISCEQGPSAQEDNEFAISSTSQTTGSSICTTENGEHSGRRREHGTENSKDFTRPDDSSGTEDVKIDKIQSLSSDLAGEKLGDSEDLKIGGSSTEVVACSDTHDDDFGDFGSVSSASPTFVNAQESINALDLKGASKQPTHISEPNDDFGEFRDTSTVSQQPARLDQTELNQTADSLECDTTSKTSGLDFQHTTEVENGDDGEFGDFDSVPKPQDESVAFQDSDDFADFSSAACNQATDWNAFEDEQKDSCSWAAFGDEQAGESHHRKETWQSHRTDASARIDDPVLHKTDSFALASFQGTTSKQSQEPAASVQTTLLSRLERIFEVCFPSVPVLEIEEEISSLNHLLEAGEKQTTAEKTLANSGELMDVWTELQDIHDAYGLRYQWGGSHSNKKLLRSLGIDTRNILFTGNKKQPVIVPMYAAGLGMLEPTKEPLKPISAAEKIASIGQTPPVSPEMNTCTSDQFQESLPPVQFDWSSSGLTNPLDGVDPELYELTTSKLETSNASNRVTDAFARLMSTVEKASTSTRKPKKEEQLSEEAAKVISSLPDLTFMHAKVLMFPATLTPSTSCQEKVD
- the AFTPH gene encoding aftiphilin isoform X3, which produces MEPDIIRMYSSSPPPLDNGAADDDEDEFGEFGGFSGVSTADVAFAEFDTPDYSHPKEEFIPTNHFIPLHDYSDNVASIATFTSVENGKDCIAELPTLTKELSDTSATSTSKEKFKFRPSGTALEDVNKSGEQRDNTGKLEGFSSCVIRTGIAGESQVEQIDACNGEKLPCLEILTNGFAALDPVNPQGTEDLDSIGDSKGLKTVSAHSTEQNLNSMPSSGEDFADFATFSNKNPIHLEGTGLTICSVLNERDSLSIQENNRINRVTCIEEEVCISEISCEQGPSAQEDNEFAISSTSQTTGSSICTTENGEHSGRRREHGTENSKDFTRPDDSSGTEDVKIDKIQSLSSDLAGEKLGDSEDLKIGGSSTEVVACSDTHDDDFGDFGSVSSASPTFVNAQESINALDLKGASKQPTHISEPNDDFGEFRDTSTVSQQPARLDQTELNQTADSLECDTTSKTSGLDFQHTTEVENGDDGEFGDFDSVPKPQDESVAFQDSDDFADFSSAACNQATDWNAFEDEQKDSCSWAAFGDEQAGESHHRKETWQSHRTDASARIDDPVLHKTDSFALASFQGTTSKQSQEPAASVQTTLLSRLERIFEVCFPSVPVLEIEEEISSLNHLLEAGEKQTTAEKTLANSGELMDVWTELQDIHDAYGLRYQWGGSHSNKKLLRSLGIDTRNILFTGNKKQPVIVPMYAAGLGMLEPTKEPLKPISAAEKIASIGQTPPVSPEMNTCTSDQFQTLQV
- the AFTPH gene encoding aftiphilin isoform X1 — protein: MEPDIIRMYSSSPPPLDNGAADDDEDEFGEFGGFSGVSTADVAFAEFDTPDYSHPKEEFIPTNHFIPLHDYSDNVASIATFTSVENGKDCIAELPTLTKELSDTSATSTSKEKFKFRPSGTALEDVNKSGEQRDNTGKLEGFSSCVIRTGIAGESQVEQIDACNGEKLPCLEILTNGFAALDPVNPQGTEDLDSIGDSKGLKTVSAHSTEQNLNSMPSSGEDFADFATFSNKNPIHLEGTGLTICSVLNERDSLSIQENNRINRVTCIEEEVCISEISCEQGPSAQEDNEFAISSTSQTTGSSICTTENGEHSGRRREHGTENSKDFTRPDDSSGTEDVKIDKIQSLSSDLAGEKLGDSEDLKIGGSSTEVVACSDTHDDDFGDFGSVSSASPTFVNAQESINALDLKGASKQPTHISEPNDDFGEFRDTSTVSQQPARLDQTELNQTADSLECDTTSKTSGLDFQHTTEVENGDDGEFGDFDSVPKPQDESVAFQDSDDFADFSSAACNQATDWNAFEDEQKDSCSWAAFGDEQAGESHHRKETWQSHRTDASARIDDPVLHKTDSFALASFQGTTSKQSQEPAASVQTTLLSRLERIFEVCFPSVPVLEIEEEISSLNHLLEAGEKQTTAEKTLANSGELMDVWTELQDIHDAYGLRYQWGGSHSNKKLLRSLGIDTRNILFTGNKKQPVIVPMYAAGLGMLEPTKEPLKPISAAEKIASIGQTPPVSPEMNTCTSDQFQESLPPVQFDWSSSGLTNPLDASGGSTLLNLDFFGPVDDSSSSSTTTIPGVDPELYELTTSKLETSNASNRVTDAFARLMSTVEKASTSTRKPKKEEQLSEEAAKVISSLPDLTFMHAKVLMFPATLTPSTSCQEKVD